Proteins found in one Lysinibacillus fusiformis genomic segment:
- a CDS encoding NosD domain-containing protein, translated as MKRIDVQRNKVTKSRYGTHFMYSSGVKVLFNTYLHNVTGLMVMMTTDLEISSNKVSTHNGFNSYGVLMYDTQEAMIRKNSFQHNRVGVALQKSSIIQIQENRFQMNQTALEGTKVDERSTIMDNQFTGNILTARSDSQGLRLKHNFYDDYTGLDVAGDGFGDVPYVAVSSFGQWMVRQPVYQFFVASPSVVILTSLDQQINKTERNLLVDNEPKLMSNMKETELSLNSVQLLIGLVVSMCSLWLWKRGIRV; from the coding sequence GTGAAGCGAATTGATGTGCAACGAAACAAAGTAACAAAAAGTCGTTATGGAACACATTTTATGTATTCAAGTGGTGTGAAGGTGCTGTTCAATACGTATTTACATAATGTCACAGGTCTTATGGTCATGATGACTACTGATTTAGAAATAAGTAGTAATAAAGTGAGTACTCATAATGGTTTCAATAGTTATGGAGTTTTGATGTATGACACACAGGAGGCGATGATAAGAAAAAACAGCTTTCAACATAATCGTGTGGGAGTAGCTTTGCAGAAAAGTTCCATCATTCAAATACAAGAAAATCGCTTTCAAATGAATCAAACGGCATTAGAAGGTACAAAAGTCGATGAGCGTTCAACCATTATGGATAATCAGTTTACAGGAAATATATTAACGGCAAGGTCAGACAGTCAAGGTTTACGTCTAAAGCATAATTTTTATGATGATTATACAGGGCTAGATGTTGCAGGTGATGGTTTTGGCGATGTTCCCTACGTGGCTGTATCAAGTTTTGGACAATGGATGGTGAGACAGCCAGTTTATCAATTTTTTGTGGCATCACCAAGCGTTGTTATCCTGACGTCACTAGATCAACAGATTAATAAAACAGAACGAAACCTACTGGTAGATAATGAACCGAAATTAATGAGTAATATGAAAGAGACAGAACTTTCGTTAAATAGCGTACAATTGCTTATCGGTTTAGTGGTATCTATGTGTAGTTTATGGCTTTGGAAAAGGGGGATACGAGTATGA
- a CDS encoding right-handed parallel beta-helix repeat-containing protein — translation MKQIGLLFLFFLFTSQTAYAEFDIQFAIDQAKAGDSIHIPAGRYQGNFIVRKPIKLYGHKGTELYSQNDEPALKIDHATNVWIENIRITAKNKGIVANETENLELRAIELKDVQTGIHIQRSRHIRILENRIIGNESHFAEKGNGIAVFKSEDVAIEQNTIEQVQDGI, via the coding sequence ATGAAACAAATAGGCTTACTCTTTTTGTTTTTTCTATTTACAAGTCAAACGGCATATGCGGAATTTGATATTCAATTTGCTATTGATCAAGCAAAAGCTGGAGATAGTATTCATATTCCTGCTGGTCGTTACCAAGGGAATTTTATCGTGAGGAAACCGATCAAACTGTACGGACATAAAGGGACTGAGCTTTATTCTCAAAATGATGAACCTGCATTGAAAATTGACCATGCAACGAATGTTTGGATAGAAAATATAAGGATAACAGCAAAAAATAAAGGAATTGTTGCAAATGAGACGGAGAATTTAGAGCTGAGAGCGATCGAACTAAAAGATGTCCAAACTGGTATACATATTCAACGTTCAAGGCATATTCGAATTTTAGAAAATAGGATCATTGGTAATGAGTCACACTTTGCTGAAAAAGGAAATGGAATTGCGGTTTTTAAAAGTGAGGATGTCGCGATCGAACAAAATACGATTGAACAAGTGCAGGATGGTATATAG